One window of Thalassovita mediterranea genomic DNA carries:
- a CDS encoding valine--tRNA ligase, whose product MLDQRFDPKSAEGRIYERWEEAGCFRPSGDTSAQAYSVVIPPPNVTGVLHMGHALNNTLQDILIRFERMRGKNVRWQPGTDHAGIATQMVVERQLAEAGNESRASLGREAFVDRVWEWKEKSGGQIIQQLKRLGASCDWENERFTMGDRDNPDDQMQEAVRKVFVDLYNQGLIYRDKRLVNWDPHFQTAISDLEVEQKEVQGAFWHLRYPLADGVTYEHPVKDEDGNPAGTETRDYIVVATTRPETMLGDTGVAVHPDDERYKGLVGKFVDLPIVNRRIPIVADEHADPEKGSGAVKITPAHDFNDFQVGERAGLPRLNILTHVASIVDGGEADAAGIPDAYRGLDRYEARKKIEEDFDSLGLLVEIEKKKVEQPFGDRSGVVIEPWLTDQWYVNAEELAKPAIAAVREGRTKFVPENWTKTYYNWMDNIQPWCISRQLWWGHRIPAWFGPKKTSDGSLVTDPFEPIRNEIFVADTEAEAKRLAEEYYGEEVEITENSVSQISDKIAGKGKRFIWQDEDVLDTWFSSALWPFSTQGWPENTNDLKTYYPTSVLITAHDIIFFWVARMMMMGIHFMDGEIPFHDVYIHALVLDEKGQKMSKSKGNAMDPLELIDQYGADALRFTFARQAAQGRNIRLSPQAVEGYRNFTTKLWNAARFAEMNQCEFGHDLAPGDLNLPLNRWIAAELGKAATAVTTALEAYKFNEAAEALYQFIWNVLCDWYIELIKPVMNGEDEAAKAETRKACGWVIDQTLKLLHPFTPFVTEALWTQTEQEGRKRADFLMVQDWPAFADAWADSDAEAELQWVLDTVSEIRSTRAVLNVPAGAQVAASLIGASDKVKGWAKENETPIRQLARLSAFDIAAEKPAGAVTIASGEETIALEVQEFITLSDEVARLDKEMAKLSKDIEGTEKKLSNENFVSKAPPEIVEENRERITEWTATLAKLRSARDQLADLS is encoded by the coding sequence ATGCTTGACCAACGCTTCGATCCCAAGAGCGCCGAGGGGCGCATCTATGAGCGCTGGGAAGAGGCGGGCTGCTTCCGCCCCTCCGGCGATACGAGTGCGCAGGCCTATTCGGTCGTCATCCCGCCGCCAAACGTCACCGGCGTCCTGCACATGGGCCACGCGCTCAATAATACGCTCCAGGACATCCTGATCCGGTTTGAGCGCATGCGCGGCAAGAATGTCCGCTGGCAGCCGGGCACCGATCATGCCGGTATCGCGACGCAGATGGTGGTTGAGCGCCAGCTTGCAGAAGCCGGCAATGAGAGCCGCGCCAGCCTTGGCCGCGAAGCCTTTGTGGACCGCGTCTGGGAATGGAAAGAGAAATCCGGCGGCCAGATCATCCAGCAGCTAAAACGCCTTGGCGCGTCCTGCGACTGGGAGAATGAGCGCTTCACCATGGGCGACCGGGACAATCCCGATGACCAGATGCAGGAAGCTGTCCGCAAGGTCTTCGTCGACCTCTACAATCAGGGCCTCATCTACCGCGACAAGCGGCTGGTGAACTGGGACCCGCATTTCCAGACCGCCATTTCAGACCTCGAAGTCGAGCAGAAAGAAGTGCAGGGCGCCTTCTGGCACCTTCGCTATCCGCTGGCTGATGGCGTGACCTATGAGCACCCGGTCAAGGACGAAGACGGAAATCCGGCCGGCACGGAAACGCGCGACTATATCGTCGTCGCGACAACGCGCCCCGAGACAATGCTCGGCGACACCGGCGTTGCCGTTCATCCCGATGATGAGCGCTATAAAGGCCTCGTCGGCAAGTTCGTGGACCTGCCGATCGTGAACCGCCGCATCCCGATCGTCGCGGATGAACACGCCGACCCTGAAAAGGGCTCGGGCGCGGTGAAGATCACGCCCGCCCACGACTTCAACGACTTCCAGGTCGGGGAGCGCGCGGGCCTGCCGCGGCTCAACATCCTTACGCACGTCGCGTCCATCGTCGATGGCGGCGAAGCCGATGCAGCCGGCATCCCGGACGCCTATCGCGGCCTCGACCGCTATGAGGCGCGCAAGAAAATCGAGGAAGACTTCGACTCGCTCGGCCTGTTGGTCGAGATCGAGAAGAAGAAAGTCGAGCAGCCCTTTGGCGACCGCTCCGGCGTTGTCATTGAGCCATGGCTGACCGACCAGTGGTATGTAAACGCTGAAGAGCTGGCAAAGCCCGCCATTGCCGCCGTCCGTGAAGGCCGTACCAAATTCGTGCCCGAAAACTGGACCAAGACCTATTACAACTGGATGGACAACATCCAGCCATGGTGCATCTCGCGCCAGCTCTGGTGGGGCCACCGCATCCCGGCCTGGTTCGGCCCGAAGAAAACCTCTGATGGTTCTCTCGTTACAGATCCGTTTGAGCCTATCAGAAACGAGATATTCGTCGCCGATACAGAGGCAGAGGCTAAACGCCTTGCGGAAGAATATTACGGCGAAGAAGTTGAAATTACCGAGAACAGCGTGTCTCAAATCTCTGATAAGATCGCCGGTAAAGGGAAGCGGTTTATTTGGCAGGACGAAGACGTCCTCGACACCTGGTTCTCCTCTGCGCTCTGGCCGTTCTCGACGCAGGGTTGGCCGGAGAATACGAACGACCTCAAGACTTACTACCCGACCAGCGTGCTGATCACTGCGCACGATATCATCTTCTTCTGGGTCGCCCGGATGATGATGATGGGCATTCATTTCATGGATGGCGAAATCCCGTTCCACGACGTTTACATTCACGCCCTCGTCCTCGACGAGAAGGGCCAGAAGATGTCGAAGTCCAAGGGCAATGCCATGGACCCGCTGGAGCTGATCGACCAGTACGGTGCCGACGCGCTGCGCTTCACCTTTGCCCGTCAGGCCGCCCAAGGCCGCAATATCCGCCTCTCGCCGCAGGCGGTCGAAGGGTATCGCAACTTCACCACCAAGCTCTGGAATGCGGCCCGCTTTGCAGAAATGAACCAGTGTGAGTTCGGCCACGACCTTGCGCCGGGCGATCTCAATCTGCCGCTCAATCGCTGGATCGCGGCAGAGCTCGGCAAGGCGGCGACGGCCGTCACGACCGCGCTCGAAGCCTACAAGTTCAACGAAGCTGCCGAGGCGCTCTACCAGTTCATCTGGAATGTGCTCTGCGACTGGTACATCGAACTGATCAAGCCGGTCATGAATGGCGAGGATGAAGCCGCGAAAGCCGAAACCCGCAAGGCCTGCGGCTGGGTGATCGACCAGACGCTGAAGCTGCTTCACCCGTTCACGCCGTTCGTCACCGAAGCCCTCTGGACCCAGACCGAGCAGGAAGGCCGCAAGCGCGCTGACTTCCTCATGGTTCAGGACTGGCCTGCCTTCGCTGACGCCTGGGCTGACAGCGATGCCGAGGCAGAGCTTCAATGGGTGCTCGATACCGTGTCAGAGATCCGCTCGACGCGGGCCGTCCTCAACGTGCCGGCGGGTGCGCAGGTCGCTGCCTCGCTCATCGGCGCCTCCGACAAGGTAAAGGGCTGGGCCAAGGAGAACGAGACGCCGATCCGGCAACTCGCCCGCCTGTCTGCCTTCGATATCGCCGCTGAAAAGCCAGCCGGTGCGGTCACCATTGCCTCGGGCGAAGAGACCATCGCGCTTGAAGTGCAGGAGTTCATTACCCTGTCTGATGAAGTCGCGCGTCTCGACAAGGAGATGGCGAAACTCTCCAAGGACATTGAGGGTACCGAAAAGAAACTCTCTAATGAGAACTTCGTCTCGAAGGCCCCGCCAGAGATCGTCGAAGAGAACCGCGAACGGATCACAGAGTGGACCGCGACGCTTGCAAAGCTCCGCTCGGCTCGCGATCAGCTCGCTGATCTTTCCTGA
- a CDS encoding isoaspartyl peptidase/L-asparaginase, with the protein MAAAERPDWRIVIHGGAGVILRENLSDEQEAAYIAALETSLRAGAEVLSNGGSSLDAVQAAVLTMEDDPLFNAGFGAVMTADRMHELDASIMEGSQRDAGSVAGVTRVRNPILAARAVMDQSEHVMFAGEGADSFAESVGLDMVENSYFTTDRRREALERVLDTQQRTDADRHGTVGAVAIDQNGNLAAATTTGGMTAKMHGRIGDSPLIGAATYAQNGVCAVSATGHGEYFIRVGVAKTICARVELAGEDIETAADNALTQVADLGGDGGVIVMGGEGEYAYVFNSAGMYRGMMDANGTLETAIFEAEE; encoded by the coding sequence ATGGCCGCAGCTGAACGCCCGGACTGGCGCATCGTGATCCATGGCGGGGCAGGGGTCATCCTGCGTGAGAACCTCTCCGATGAGCAGGAGGCGGCCTATATCGCCGCCCTCGAAACCTCGCTGCGTGCTGGCGCCGAGGTGCTCTCAAACGGCGGCAGCTCGCTAGATGCTGTCCAGGCTGCCGTCCTGACAATGGAAGACGATCCGCTCTTCAATGCAGGTTTCGGCGCGGTGATGACCGCTGACCGCATGCATGAGCTTGATGCCTCCATCATGGAGGGCAGCCAGCGCGATGCAGGCTCCGTTGCGGGCGTCACCCGCGTCAGGAACCCGATCCTCGCCGCCCGCGCTGTGATGGACCAATCAGAACACGTCATGTTCGCAGGCGAGGGCGCCGACAGCTTTGCTGAATCGGTCGGCCTCGACATGGTCGAGAATTCCTACTTCACCACGGATCGCCGCCGCGAGGCGCTAGAACGCGTGCTGGATACGCAGCAACGTACCGATGCGGACCGCCACGGTACAGTTGGCGCTGTCGCGATCGACCAGAATGGCAACCTCGCCGCGGCCACCACAACTGGCGGCATGACTGCCAAGATGCATGGCCGCATCGGCGACTCGCCTCTCATCGGCGCGGCGACCTATGCCCAGAACGGCGTCTGCGCTGTCTCGGCAACCGGCCATGGGGAATATTTCATCCGCGTCGGTGTTGCCAAGACAATCTGCGCGCGCGTTGAACTCGCTGGCGAAGACATCGAGACCGCGGCCGACAATGCGTTGACCCAGGTCGCTGACCTCGGCGGCGATGGCGGCGTCATCGTCATGGGCGGCGAAGGTGAGTACGCCTACGTCTTCAACTCCGCCGGCATGTATCGCGGCATGATGGACGCCAACGGCACGCTTGAGACGGCGATCTTTGAGGCCGAGGAGTAG
- a CDS encoding GIY-YIG nuclease family protein has protein sequence MQGGCFVYILRCADDKYYVGNYRGDDLATRLGEHNSGHHPEAWTYKRRPVELVWSTHFDRITDAISYEAQVKKWSRAKKEALIAGDFERLKALSKSKSAPADPSKARFPK, from the coding sequence ATGCAAGGTGGTTGTTTCGTGTATATTCTGAGGTGTGCGGACGACAAATACTATGTCGGCAACTACCGCGGCGATGATCTTGCCACGCGCCTTGGCGAGCACAATTCGGGTCACCACCCAGAAGCCTGGACTTACAAGCGACGCCCGGTCGAACTGGTGTGGTCAACGCACTTCGACCGCATCACTGACGCCATTTCTTACGAAGCGCAGGTCAAGAAATGGTCGAGGGCCAAGAAAGAGGCTCTAATCGCTGGAGACTTTGAACGGTTGAAAGCGCTGTCAAAATCGAAGTCGGCCCCAGCCGACCCGAGCAAGGCTCGCTTCCCCAAGTAA
- a CDS encoding aldo/keto reductase encodes MEKRTLGHPDAKIAPLVLGGNVFGWTADKQTSFDILNAFLDGGFNAVDTANVYSRWIPGHEGGESEIVIGEWLAAEKRRDELFLITKTGMDMGGGNVGLSSKLIIENCEASLKRLKTDHIDLYFSHAPDSDTPIDETLEAHQKLVDAGKVRFVGASNYDAAQLSEALKAGEAPGRARYSVLQPHFNLITRDQYEGELEDLCAREGLGVISYFSLAMGFLTGKYRSKDDLDKSARGGRMGDWFTDRNMALLDAMDEIAKTHDATMAQVALAWVMARPSITAPIASATSMEQLTDIMGAADLKLSAEEMDRLNAS; translated from the coding sequence ATGGAAAAGCGCACTCTTGGCCATCCTGATGCGAAGATCGCGCCGCTTGTCCTGGGCGGCAATGTGTTTGGCTGGACGGCTGACAAGCAGACCAGCTTCGACATTCTCAATGCCTTCCTCGACGGCGGTTTCAACGCGGTAGATACCGCCAACGTCTATTCCCGATGGATCCCGGGTCATGAAGGCGGCGAATCCGAAATCGTCATTGGCGAATGGCTGGCGGCCGAAAAGCGCCGCGATGAGCTTTTCCTGATTACAAAAACCGGCATGGATATGGGCGGCGGTAATGTTGGCCTCTCATCCAAGCTCATCATCGAGAATTGCGAGGCCTCACTGAAGCGCCTCAAGACCGATCATATTGACCTTTATTTCTCCCACGCCCCCGACAGCGACACGCCGATCGACGAAACGCTGGAAGCGCACCAGAAGCTGGTCGATGCTGGCAAGGTCCGCTTTGTCGGAGCGTCGAACTATGATGCGGCCCAGCTGTCAGAAGCGCTCAAAGCCGGAGAAGCGCCAGGCCGCGCGCGCTACTCCGTGCTCCAGCCGCACTTCAACCTCATCACGCGCGACCAGTATGAAGGTGAACTTGAAGATCTCTGCGCGCGTGAAGGGCTCGGCGTCATCTCGTATTTCTCGCTCGCTATGGGCTTTCTGACGGGCAAGTACCGTTCAAAGGATGACCTCGACAAGAGCGCGCGCGGGGGCCGTATGGGCGACTGGTTCACAGATCGAAACATGGCCTTGCTGGACGCGATGGATGAGATCGCGAAGACGCATGATGCCACCATGGCGCAGGTCGCACTCGCTTGGGTCATGGCCCGGCCGAGCATCACCGCGCCGATCGCCAGTGCGACCTCGATGGAGCAGCTGACCGACATCATGGGCGCTGCCGATCTCAAACTCAGCGCCGAAGAGATGGACCGTCTCAATGCCAGCTGA
- a CDS encoding GNAT family N-acetyltransferase produces MPADLTGITIRAATTGDAAALEELGRRTFVEKFGHIYAKADLDAYLEEAHTRTNYAHMVDSPDFLVRVAALPDGTLGAYLVCSPMELPADNAEEGAVELMRVYVDGALQGRGLGSHFIEEAIDWAKISQAPELYLSVFSENDGARRLYERFGFEKVGEFDFPVGNHRDLEFLMRLKLE; encoded by the coding sequence ATGCCAGCTGATCTCACCGGCATCACCATCCGCGCCGCGACGACCGGCGATGCGGCTGCCCTGGAAGAGCTTGGACGGCGGACCTTCGTCGAGAAGTTTGGCCACATCTACGCCAAGGCCGATCTCGACGCCTATCTGGAAGAGGCTCACACGCGCACGAACTACGCGCACATGGTCGACAGCCCGGACTTTCTCGTCCGTGTGGCCGCACTGCCGGATGGCACGCTCGGCGCCTATCTCGTCTGCTCGCCGATGGAGCTGCCTGCCGATAACGCCGAAGAGGGCGCGGTGGAGCTGATGCGGGTCTATGTCGACGGGGCGCTTCAGGGCAGGGGGCTCGGGTCTCACTTCATTGAGGAGGCGATCGACTGGGCGAAGATCTCGCAGGCGCCGGAGCTCTATCTCAGTGTCTTTTCGGAAAATGATGGCGCGCGCAGACTGTATGAGCGGTTCGGCTTTGAGAAGGTGGGAGAGTTCGACTTCCCGGTCGGAAATCACCGCGACCTTGAATTCCTGATGCGGCTGAAATTGGAATAA
- the ilvD gene encoding dihydroxy-acid dehydratase translates to MSKTWDKSRLPSRHVTEGPARAPHRSYYYAMGLSTKDIKKPFVGVASCWNEAAPCNTALMRQAHAVSEGVKAGDGTPREFCTITVTDGIAMGHEGMRSSLVSREVIADSVELTMRGHGYDALVGVAGCDKSLPGMMMAMLRLNVPSVFLYGGSILPGRFEGKDVTVLDVFEAVGAHAAGNNDMTEEKLHALEKLACPGDGACGGQFTANTMACVSEAIGLALPLSSALPAPYSNRDEYAVASGEAVMRLIETNLRPRDICTRKAFENAAVVVAATGGSTNAALHLPAMANECGVDFELKDVARIFEKTPYIASLKPGGEYVAKDFGEAGGVPMLMKTLLEEGLIHGDCITVTGKTWAENLEEVTWNPEQKVISPASKPITKTGGVVGLWGSLAPDGAIVKVAGLHSLQFRGPARVFDGEEACFKAVESRDYKEGDVLIIRYEGAKGGPGMREMLSTTAAIYGQGMGDKVALITDGRFSGATRGFCIGHVGPEAQEGGPIGLIKDGDMISIDAAKGTIDLEVSEAELAERRKSWAPRETKYASGALAKFAKLVGPAYQGAVTHEGFKAERHVYADL, encoded by the coding sequence ATGAGCAAGACCTGGGACAAGTCACGCCTGCCGTCGCGCCACGTCACCGAAGGCCCGGCCCGCGCCCCGCATCGCAGCTATTATTACGCAATGGGCCTGTCTACCAAGGACATCAAGAAGCCCTTCGTCGGCGTCGCGTCCTGCTGGAATGAAGCCGCCCCCTGTAACACCGCCCTGATGCGTCAGGCCCATGCGGTTTCTGAAGGCGTGAAGGCCGGCGACGGCACCCCACGTGAATTCTGTACGATCACGGTCACAGACGGCATCGCCATGGGCCATGAAGGCATGCGATCATCGCTCGTTTCGCGCGAAGTCATTGCAGATTCGGTCGAGCTGACCATGCGCGGCCACGGCTATGATGCGCTGGTTGGCGTTGCCGGTTGTGACAAGTCGCTGCCGGGCATGATGATGGCCATGCTGCGCCTCAACGTGCCATCGGTCTTCCTCTATGGCGGCTCCATCCTGCCGGGCCGGTTCGAGGGCAAGGACGTGACCGTTCTCGACGTTTTCGAAGCCGTCGGCGCGCATGCGGCCGGCAATAACGACATGACCGAAGAAAAGCTCCACGCGCTGGAAAAGCTCGCCTGTCCGGGTGACGGGGCATGTGGCGGTCAATTTACTGCAAATACAATGGCTTGCGTCTCCGAAGCGATCGGTCTCGCGCTGCCGCTATCGTCCGCACTGCCTGCGCCATATTCCAACCGCGATGAGTACGCTGTTGCCTCAGGTGAGGCCGTCATGCGCCTCATCGAGACCAATCTGCGCCCGCGCGATATCTGTACGCGCAAGGCGTTTGAAAACGCAGCGGTCGTGGTGGCCGCAACCGGCGGCTCGACCAATGCAGCGCTTCACCTGCCAGCCATGGCCAATGAATGCGGCGTCGATTTCGAGTTGAAGGACGTTGCCCGTATCTTCGAAAAGACGCCTTACATCGCGTCGCTGAAGCCGGGCGGTGAATATGTCGCCAAGGATTTTGGTGAGGCCGGCGGCGTGCCAATGCTGATGAAAACCCTTCTGGAAGAAGGCCTTATCCACGGCGACTGTATCACGGTGACCGGCAAGACGTGGGCCGAAAACCTTGAAGAGGTAACCTGGAACCCTGAGCAGAAAGTGATCTCTCCGGCTAGCAAGCCGATCACCAAGACTGGCGGTGTGGTTGGCCTGTGGGGCTCTCTCGCCCCCGATGGCGCCATTGTGAAGGTTGCCGGTCTCCACTCGCTCCAGTTCCGCGGCCCGGCCCGCGTCTTCGACGGCGAGGAGGCCTGCTTCAAAGCCGTGGAATCGCGTGATTACAAGGAAGGCGACGTCCTGATCATCCGCTATGAAGGTGCGAAGGGCGGCCCCGGCATGCGCGAAATGCTGTCGACGACGGCTGCAATCTACGGGCAAGGCATGGGCGACAAGGTCGCGCTGATCACTGACGGGCGGTTCTCTGGCGCAACGCGCGGCTTCTGTATTGGCCATGTCGGGCCGGAAGCGCAGGAAGGCGGGCCCATCGGGCTCATCAAGGATGGCGATATGATCTCTATCGATGCAGCCAAGGGCACGATTGATCTTGAGGTCAGCGAAGCTGAGCTTGCAGAGCGTCGCAAGAGCTGGGCCCCGCGGGAGACGAAATACGCGTCAGGTGCGCTTGCGAAGTTCGCAAAGCTTGTCGGACCAGCCTATCAGGGCGCTGTAACCCATGAAGGCTTCAAGGCTGAGCGCCATGTTTACGCCGATCTCTAA
- the xth gene encoding exodeoxyribonuclease III, which yields MKIATWNVNSIKARMATVLDVLKAIDADVICLQEIKCETENFPYMEIEELGYNCAVHGQKSYNGVALLSRYPLEDIVTGLPGNEDDDQARYIEALVLADRPVRVGGLYLPNGNPAPGPKYDYKLGWMKHLKAHAEAQLKLEEAFVLAGDYNVIPRDEDCWDIAVWRDDALALPTTRAAFRELKWLGLTEAYEAADGRAHEYSFWDYQAGAWQKGHGIRIDHLLLSPQAADRLEGVEIYKKARGLEKPSDHVPVIATLAD from the coding sequence ATGAAAATCGCGACCTGGAACGTAAACTCCATCAAGGCCCGCATGGCGACGGTGCTTGATGTCCTGAAAGCCATCGATGCGGATGTCATCTGCCTTCAGGAGATCAAATGCGAGACCGAGAACTTCCCCTATATGGAGATCGAAGAGCTCGGCTATAATTGCGCCGTGCATGGGCAGAAGAGCTATAATGGCGTTGCGCTCCTCTCTCGCTATCCGCTTGAAGACATCGTGACCGGCCTGCCCGGCAATGAAGATGATGATCAGGCCCGCTATATCGAAGCGCTCGTCCTGGCTGATCGGCCGGTCCGCGTAGGCGGTCTCTATCTGCCAAATGGCAATCCGGCGCCGGGGCCGAAATATGACTACAAGCTTGGCTGGATGAAGCATCTCAAGGCCCATGCTGAAGCGCAGTTGAAGCTTGAAGAGGCTTTCGTGCTGGCAGGCGATTACAACGTCATTCCGCGCGATGAAGATTGCTGGGATATCGCTGTCTGGCGCGACGATGCGCTGGCGCTGCCGACAACACGGGCGGCCTTCCGTGAGCTGAAGTGGCTTGGCCTCACCGAAGCCTATGAAGCTGCTGACGGGCGCGCGCATGAGTACAGCTTCTGGGACTATCAGGCCGGCGCCTGGCAGAAAGGCCATGGCATCCGGATCGACCATCTTCTGCTGTCACCGCAGGCCGCAGACCGGCTGGAAGGCGTGGAGATCTACAAGAAGGCGCGCGGTCTGGAAAAGCCGTCAGACCATGTGCCAGTCATCGCGACGCTGGCTGACTAG
- a CDS encoding M1 family metallopeptidase: protein MQRLLLVCALAFGLASCGPTPRQQQPELSELYERAPRGPLPDGVRPTAYDMDLKIDPRGTRFGGTVTIDVEFDQPAQGFWLHGQGLEIKEVTVSGTNMQDEAATWRDVLNSGVAWIHFPRRAGAGTVRVEIDYTAPFDANLAGLFKVEEQGGAYALAKSESIQARRFMPGFDEPRFKTPYDIVLTVPEDDTAIANTPIEREETLEDEGFKRITFKPTRPLPTYLLSLAVGPFDRLDGPSLSPNEVRDFSVPLTGYTRAGKGSEISYALMMTEPMVAFFERELGVPYPYEKLDIIAAPQWPSGATELAAAITYRESRILYGPSSGPAMRRALLNIHSHEIAHMWFGDLVTPPWWDDLWLKEAFSSWATGIVLSELEPDGGYELDAVADSISAMSLDSLRSARAVREPITLNEDIRNAYDSITYDKGLAVIAMVDSYFGADKFRPALGRYISRFEDSVADSPDFFEVIADETNEPDLTTAFRSFVEQSGLPLVNAELQCREGRTPEVSLSQSRYEPLGSPIEQSRRWTIPYCLVAASGDTRERVCTMMSEQTATLTLDQFETCPDWIMPNAGGAGYWRFNLPDAQWALLAVNFGSLEAGEAMVAVDSAVASFEAGNLALPTLMAIANAAARHDQRQVVDGAMRAYSALYRAVSTDEAARAGMEAEIARVFGPRLERARQSDIESDRILVSRLESFLARTGNDAELREEFARAANAYVGLPVSGEVRGLTSDDFSTALSIGMQEGGERFLEAMLASLSDIDDPTFEQAVAYAIGQNNDPELLPVIMELSMSGQLGTRETYSIMSGQMRQSEVKQDAWAWLQANYPEFVKRIPGQRPRSTPRLADDLCSPTAIVELEALFGAYGDLAPGYERALAEARESIGLCVALEAERADDIRSYFAGFAPSDTAPEDSN, encoded by the coding sequence ATGCAACGTCTTCTTCTTGTGTGCGCGCTTGCTTTCGGGCTTGCTTCGTGTGGTCCGACGCCGCGTCAGCAACAGCCGGAACTGTCCGAACTGTATGAGCGCGCGCCGCGAGGGCCTCTGCCTGATGGCGTTCGCCCGACCGCATACGACATGGATTTGAAGATCGACCCGCGTGGCACGCGGTTTGGTGGCACAGTCACGATCGATGTCGAGTTCGACCAGCCTGCCCAGGGCTTCTGGCTTCATGGACAGGGGCTCGAGATCAAAGAAGTCACCGTCAGCGGCACGAATATGCAGGATGAGGCGGCAACCTGGCGCGATGTCCTGAATTCAGGGGTCGCCTGGATCCACTTTCCACGGCGCGCTGGTGCGGGAACCGTCCGCGTCGAGATAGACTATACCGCGCCTTTCGATGCCAATCTTGCAGGGCTGTTCAAGGTTGAGGAGCAGGGCGGCGCCTATGCTCTCGCGAAGTCTGAAAGTATTCAGGCGCGCCGTTTCATGCCGGGCTTTGATGAACCGCGCTTCAAGACGCCTTATGACATCGTCCTGACCGTGCCCGAAGACGACACAGCGATCGCAAACACGCCGATAGAGCGTGAAGAAACTCTGGAAGATGAAGGCTTTAAGCGGATTACCTTCAAGCCGACCCGTCCACTTCCGACTTACCTGTTGTCGCTTGCTGTCGGTCCGTTCGACCGGCTGGATGGGCCTTCGCTCTCGCCGAATGAAGTGCGGGATTTTTCGGTTCCGCTGACGGGCTACACAAGGGCCGGGAAGGGTAGCGAAATCTCCTATGCTCTTATGATGACAGAGCCGATGGTGGCGTTCTTTGAAAGAGAACTTGGCGTTCCGTATCCTTATGAAAAGCTCGATATCATCGCGGCCCCGCAATGGCCGAGCGGTGCAACAGAGCTTGCAGCTGCGATCACCTATCGCGAGAGCCGAATTCTCTATGGGCCATCGAGCGGCCCTGCGATGCGCCGGGCACTTCTGAACATTCACAGCCACGAAATCGCGCATATGTGGTTCGGCGATCTGGTTACGCCGCCGTGGTGGGATGATCTCTGGCTGAAGGAAGCGTTTTCAAGTTGGGCGACGGGCATCGTGCTATCCGAGCTGGAGCCGGATGGCGGCTATGAGCTGGATGCTGTTGCCGACAGTATCAGCGCAATGTCGCTCGACAGCCTGCGCAGCGCACGCGCTGTCAGAGAGCCGATCACGCTAAACGAGGACATCCGCAACGCCTACGACTCGATTACCTATGACAAAGGCCTCGCCGTCATCGCGATGGTGGACTCCTATTTCGGGGCCGACAAGTTCCGCCCGGCGCTTGGTCGCTATATCTCGCGTTTCGAGGACTCGGTTGCTGACAGCCCTGACTTCTTCGAGGTGATCGCTGACGAGACCAATGAGCCGGACCTGACGACGGCGTTTCGCAGCTTCGTCGAGCAGTCAGGCCTGCCGCTGGTGAACGCTGAGCTGCAATGCCGCGAAGGCCGCACGCCGGAGGTGTCCCTGTCGCAGAGCCGGTACGAACCTCTTGGCAGCCCGATCGAACAGAGCCGGCGTTGGACGATTCCCTACTGTCTCGTGGCGGCGAGCGGCGACACGCGTGAACGCGTCTGCACCATGATGAGTGAGCAAACCGCGACGCTGACGCTGGACCAGTTTGAGACCTGTCCGGACTGGATCATGCCGAATGCGGGCGGCGCCGGATACTGGCGCTTTAACCTGCCTGACGCGCAGTGGGCATTGCTGGCTGTGAACTTTGGATCGCTGGAGGCCGGTGAAGCCATGGTCGCCGTTGATAGCGCCGTGGCGAGTTTCGAAGCAGGTAACCTTGCCCTCCCGACCCTTATGGCGATCGCAAATGCCGCGGCCCGGCATGACCAGCGCCAGGTCGTCGATGGCGCAATGCGCGCTTATTCCGCGCTGTACCGTGCCGTTTCGACTGACGAGGCCGCACGTGCAGGCATGGAAGCCGAGATCGCCCGCGTATTCGGGCCGCGCCTCGAGCGCGCAAGACAGTCTGATATCGAGAGCGATCGCATTCTGGTTTCCCGGCTGGAATCATTCCTGGCACGCACCGGCAATGACGCCGAGCTGCGCGAAGAGTTCGCGCGTGCGGCGAATGCGTATGTCGGACTTCCCGTGAGCGGCGAAGTACGTGGGCTGACGAGCGACGATTTCTCGACCGCGCTTTCCATCGGCATGCAGGAAGGCGGGGAACGCTTCCTTGAAGCGATGTTGGCGTCGCTTTCTGACATTGATGATCCGACCTTTGAGCAGGCGGTTGCCTACGCGATCGGTCAGAACAATGACCCCGAGTTGCTGCCAGTCATCATGGAGCTTTCCATGTCAGGACAGCTTGGCACCCGCGAGACCTATTCGATCATGTCCGGCCAGATGCGCCAGAGCGAGGTCAAACAGGACGCATGGGCGTGGCTGCAGGCGAATTATCCGGAATTCGTGAAGCGTATTCCCGGTCAGCGCCCGCGCTCAACGCCGCGGCTTGCAGATGATCTCTGCTCACCGACGGCAATTGTCGAGCTTGAGGCCCTTTTTGGCGCGTATGGCGACCTCGCGCCGGGCTATGAACGAGCGCTTGCTGAAGCCCGTGAGAGCATCGGGCTCTGCGTCGCGCTTGAAGCGGAGCGCGCTGATGACATCCGTAGCTATTTTGCCGGTTTCGCCCCGTCCGATACGGCGCCCGAAGATAGCAACTGA